One stretch of Deltaproteobacteria bacterium DNA includes these proteins:
- a CDS encoding S8 family serine peptidase: protein MSVLILRAAAVALSIAGLVAPAAAAPADVGGIQRPSTGSNDLVTVIVKLDEEPVATYRGTIRGLAATSPRVTGAVRLDPRSAAVGAYRAHLARKHDAFARAARSAVPGARVLYGYDMVIGGVAVQIPESALASVQALPGVVAVYRETFGDPDTDLTPAFIGAKAVWGKLGGQGSAGEGVIVGVLDTGIWPEHPSLADPDPKGKPYVAPPGTRACEFSGGANPGPPFACNGKLIGAYRFMAGHDACTTCAHPADDFTSARDADGHGTHTATTAAGNGMVPATLYDIPRGKVSGVAPRAHVIAYKVCGAAPGGCRGSDSVAAIQQAILDGVDVVNFSISGGDEPYIDAVELAFLDAYASGIFVAASAGNNGPAANTVAHRGGWVTSVAASTKKKSYRSKLTVKSEDGAKLKLLGASITPGIKEPAPFLLAASAGDANCDSATADGAFTGMIVGCKRGGSSGRTRKSFNVAQRGAAGMVLYNDLADPSLLGLATDNMAIPSIMVDGAEGAVLVAFAAAHADLTASFTQGKPAGSRGDTIATFSSRGGPDLSLGILKPDLAAPGVQILAGNTPAGYLPEHVDGELFQAIGGTSMASPHVAGAAALLRAFHPSWSPGRIKSALMTTAWTKTVVREDGVTPFTPFDAGAGRIALKGALAPGATFDVPAQDYRDHAAELWKVNHPSLFLPASTPGSLTVERTLQSELEKDSVWKLTVVPAAGLTISVPAEITLPAGGTATFPITVDKSGLAPGTVAHATLQLKGKGSLHLPITAVGTVALPNLRITDASVSSPLTAGQSVTVARTLLNAGTADAAPNYQEFWLSADTQFDGGDVYFTRCQRAVPLGAGQSSFCNFDTTFAPQFPVAAGTYHVLVIADRPPAVVESNETDNIFVMPTTVTVN, encoded by the coding sequence ATGTCCGTCCTGATCCTCCGCGCCGCGGCCGTCGCGCTGTCGATCGCGGGTCTCGTCGCACCAGCCGCCGCCGCGCCGGCCGACGTCGGAGGCATACAGCGGCCCTCGACGGGGTCGAACGACCTCGTGACCGTCATCGTGAAGCTCGACGAGGAGCCGGTCGCGACCTACCGCGGCACGATCCGGGGTCTCGCGGCGACGAGCCCGCGCGTGACGGGTGCCGTGCGCCTCGATCCGCGCTCCGCGGCGGTCGGCGCCTACCGCGCCCACCTGGCGCGCAAGCACGATGCCTTCGCGCGCGCCGCGCGAAGCGCCGTCCCAGGCGCCCGCGTTCTCTACGGCTACGACATGGTGATTGGCGGTGTCGCAGTGCAGATTCCCGAGAGCGCGCTTGCGAGCGTGCAGGCCCTGCCCGGCGTCGTCGCGGTGTATCGCGAAACGTTCGGAGACCCCGATACCGACCTCACGCCGGCGTTCATCGGCGCGAAAGCCGTCTGGGGGAAGCTCGGCGGCCAGGGGAGCGCCGGCGAGGGCGTGATCGTCGGCGTCCTCGACACCGGCATCTGGCCCGAACACCCGTCGCTCGCCGACCCCGATCCGAAGGGCAAGCCCTACGTCGCCCCGCCGGGGACACGCGCGTGCGAGTTCTCGGGCGGCGCCAACCCCGGTCCGCCCTTCGCCTGCAACGGCAAGCTGATCGGCGCGTATCGCTTCATGGCGGGCCACGATGCCTGCACGACGTGCGCCCACCCCGCTGACGATTTCACGAGCGCGCGCGACGCCGACGGCCACGGCACCCACACCGCGACGACCGCGGCCGGGAACGGCATGGTGCCCGCGACCCTCTACGACATCCCGCGCGGCAAGGTCTCGGGCGTCGCCCCGCGCGCGCACGTCATCGCCTACAAAGTGTGCGGCGCTGCTCCGGGCGGGTGCCGCGGCTCCGACAGCGTCGCCGCGATCCAACAGGCGATCCTCGACGGCGTCGACGTCGTCAACTTCTCGATCAGCGGCGGCGACGAGCCGTACATCGACGCGGTCGAGCTCGCGTTCCTCGACGCGTACGCGAGCGGCATCTTCGTCGCGGCCTCGGCGGGGAACAACGGCCCGGCGGCGAACACCGTCGCCCACCGCGGCGGCTGGGTGACGAGCGTCGCCGCGAGCACGAAGAAGAAGAGCTATCGCAGCAAGCTGACGGTGAAGTCCGAGGACGGCGCCAAGCTGAAGCTCCTCGGCGCGAGCATCACGCCCGGAATCAAGGAGCCGGCACCGTTCCTCTTGGCGGCGAGCGCCGGCGACGCGAACTGCGACAGCGCGACCGCCGACGGCGCGTTCACCGGCATGATCGTCGGCTGCAAACGCGGCGGCAGCAGCGGCCGCACCCGCAAGAGCTTCAACGTCGCGCAGCGGGGCGCCGCCGGCATGGTCCTCTACAACGACCTCGCGGACCCGTCGCTCCTCGGCCTCGCGACCGACAACATGGCGATCCCGAGCATCATGGTCGACGGCGCCGAGGGCGCCGTACTGGTCGCGTTCGCCGCCGCGCATGCCGATCTCACCGCGTCCTTCACCCAGGGCAAGCCGGCCGGGAGCCGCGGGGATACGATCGCCACCTTCAGCTCGCGCGGCGGGCCGGATCTGTCGCTCGGCATCCTGAAGCCCGACCTCGCCGCGCCCGGGGTCCAGATCCTCGCCGGCAACACGCCGGCCGGCTACCTCCCCGAGCACGTCGACGGCGAGCTCTTCCAGGCGATCGGGGGCACCTCGATGGCGAGCCCGCACGTGGCGGGCGCGGCGGCGCTCCTTCGCGCCTTCCACCCGAGCTGGAGCCCCGGACGGATCAAGTCGGCGCTCATGACGACCGCGTGGACCAAGACCGTCGTACGGGAGGACGGCGTCACGCCGTTCACGCCCTTCGACGCCGGCGCCGGCCGCATCGCACTCAAAGGAGCGCTTGCCCCCGGCGCGACCTTCGACGTACCGGCACAGGACTATCGCGATCATGCGGCGGAGCTCTGGAAGGTGAACCACCCGAGCCTGTTCCTGCCGGCGTCGACCCCGGGATCCCTGACGGTCGAGCGGACGCTCCAGAGCGAGCTCGAGAAGGACAGCGTGTGGAAGCTGACGGTCGTTCCGGCCGCCGGGCTCACGATCTCGGTGCCGGCCGAGATTACGCTTCCCGCCGGGGGCACCGCGACCTTCCCGATCACGGTCGACAAGAGCGGGCTCGCCCCCGGCACCGTCGCGCACGCGACGCTGCAGCTGAAGGGCAAGGGCTCGCTGCACCTCCCGATCACGGCGGTCGGAACCGTTGCGCTCCCGAACCTCCGGATCACCGATGCCTCGGTCTCGAGCCCGCTCACGGCGGGGCAATCGGTCACCGTCGCGCGCACGCTGCTGAACGCGGGCACCGCCGACGCCGCGCCGAACTACCAGGAGTTCTGGCTTTCCGCCGACACCCAGTTCGACGGGGGGGACGTCTACTTCACGCGCTGCCAGCGCGCCGTCCCGCTCGGCGCCGGTCAGTCGAGCTTCTGCAACTTCGACACCACGTTCGCGCCCCAGTTCCCGGTGGCCGCGGGCACGTACCACGTGCTCGTGATCGCCGACAGGCCACCCGCGGTCGTCGAAAGCAACGAGACCGACAATATTTTCGTGATGCCGACGACCGTGACCGTGAACTGA
- a CDS encoding pilus assembly protein has protein sequence MKGIADTGMLVAFANRMDRHHSWAVGVAERVTEPLLTCEAVLAETAFHLRSVAIVLAMLRDGLVSLAFDVNDHLVQLNALAERYADREPDLADLCLIRMSELHPRHSVITVDRGDFRVYRRNKREAIPLICPPDA, from the coding sequence GTGAAGGGGATCGCCGACACGGGAATGCTCGTCGCGTTCGCCAATCGCATGGATCGCCACCATTCCTGGGCAGTCGGCGTGGCGGAACGCGTGACGGAGCCACTCCTCACCTGCGAAGCGGTGCTCGCCGAGACGGCGTTTCATCTTCGCAGCGTCGCGATCGTGCTCGCCATGCTGCGGGACGGACTCGTCTCTCTCGCCTTCGACGTGAACGACCACCTGGTCCAGCTGAACGCGCTCGCCGAGCGCTATGCCGACCGTGAGCCCGATCTCGCGGACCTCTGTCTCATCCGGATGAGCGAGCTCCATCCCCGTCATAGCGTGATCACCGTCGATCGTGGCGACTTCCGGGTTTATCGCCGCAACAAGCGTGAGGCCATCCCGCTGATCTGCCCTCCGGACGCCTGA